DNA from Bacteroidota bacterium:
CCGGCATATTGTATTGCGAGGGAACAGTCTCCGAACAAGCCACAAAGCGTTATGTTCCTCCCGACCCGTCGGCATTGTTTCGTCCACCGCGGCCTTTCCTGACGTAAGTCTCACTGCTACCGTCACTTACGGTAATCCGACGCCCTCAAGACTGGCATCGGATGTTCTGTCACGCCTTTTCGGAAAGAACCAACAATTGTCCACGCGTCAACTGCTTGGACAATTGCTCACCCTGAGCGGCGTGCAACTGTGCATTACAACAATGCCTACACCTTTAAGGAATGATCTATGGAATACTTCAGATTAATTATGCATGGGATGTTGTTCTTCCTCATGCTGCTGACCCTATCTCCCGGCATTACATTTGCCCAAATGGAGATGGCGGCGGATGAAGACACTCTTCGAACGTACCAAATCGATGAGATCATCAGCAGTGGTACGCGTACACGAACAAAAGTGATCGACATCCCGTACTCGGTTCAACGCGTCAGCAACTATGAATACAAATACGATAAGAAGGTCAGCATAAGCGATGTGTTGGGTGGAACGCCGGGATTGTTCATGCAATCCCGCTACGGCAACCACGACGTTCGCATTTCAATTCGGGGTTTTGGAAGCCGGTCGAACACAGGAATTCGGGGTGTCCGAATTTTGCAGGATGGGATTCCCGAATCCGAGCCCGACGGACAGACCCGCATCGAATCCATTGACTTTCAAAATGTCGGTGCGATCGAAATCGTGAAGGGTAATGCCTCGTCGCTGTATACGAATGCGCCGGGCGGCGTTATCAATTTTATCAGCGACCTGAACTTCACACGGTCGCATGTCACACAGTTCAATGAGTTTGGTTCGTTCGGGTTAAGCAGCAACGGGTTCAAAGCGGCGGTCAAAACAGACCAGTATCGGTTCCTGGCAACCTACAATTATCATTCGGCCCGCGGATTCCGCGAGCACAGCCAGGACTATTGGCATATTTTCAATTCCGCCGTTGAAACACAGCCGTCCGAGCTTTCACGCCTGACGCTGATCGGGTACTATGTATCGGGCTTGATCAGACTTCCCGGGTCGCTGACGCGTGCTCGTTATGACGAGGATCCGTTCCAACCGAACACGCGGGATGTTGGCCGCGATGCGAAACGCATCACGCAAAAAGGAAGGTTAGGTATCCGGTTCGAGACTGCTCTCGACGAGGATCGAAAGAATGAAGTGGAGGTTACAGGGTACGGCACAATGAAGTACTTCCACCGGACAGCAGCCACGTACCGTGTCTTCAATCGCAACGGCATCGGAGGAAGCGCCCGGTTCACGAACCGGACCGAATTGGCCGGACACAAGAATGAATTCTCCTTGGGGGGAGATTTGTTCTATCAATCAGGGCCGATTGAAGAGTACAACAACCTCAGCGGAAAAAAGGGGGATTTGCTCGTGGAGTTGACCGACGAGACAATCAGCAATGCCGGGTTTTACGTGCAGAATTCATTCGGCATCATCAACGACAGGATGAACCTTCTGCTCACGGGGCGCTACGACAATGTCGTCTTCATCAGTAACAATCAGCTGTTGGAAGTGCGCAATGCCCGCCGTGTATTCGGCAAGTTCACCCCGAAGGCAGCGCTCAACTACAAGCTCACTCCGAGAATCGCCCTCTATACATCCTACGGGCTTGGATTTGATACGCCGGCTGGCAATGAACTCGGCAACTTCCCTCTCAGCGCAAAACCCGAAGTCATGCTCAATCCGGATCTGGAACCGCAACGATCCAAGAACTTCGAGTTGGGCATCAAAGGGAGTCATTCCGTTGATGATCTGGATTTTTTCAGGAGAATGTTCTTCGAAGTGACGTTCTTCAACACGAAAATCGACGACGAGGTAATTCCCTTTGAACTTGAAGGCGACGTTTACTTCCGCAACGCGGCGAGAACTAACCGCACGGGACTTGAAGTCGGGGCAGATGCCGAATTACTGTACGGTTTGCGCCTGAAGGCTGCGTACACGTATTCCAACTTCACCTACTCGGAGTACATTGCGCGTAACATCGTGCTGAATCAGCAAGGAGATTTTGTCATCCAAGACAGCAGATTCTCCGGAAATGTTGTGCCCAGCGTTCCGAAACACAACATCTCCCTGGCACTCTCGTACACGCGTGTGCTGCATGATAACATCACGGGATTCCTCAAAACGCATCTCATGAGCATTAGCGGGATGTATGTCGATGACCTGAATTCGGATAAGACGACGGGATATCAATTGCTGAATGTTTCGGGTGGGGTGGATTTTGTGTTCGACAGGTTTAATCTCCTCATCTCGGGAGGCATCAACAATGTTTCCGACAAGAGATATGTCGCATTCATCAACATCAACTCAACACGGAAGGAATTCTACGAAGCGGGCGAGCCGAGAACGTACTTCGGTGGAATTACTCTCGGATTTACGATGTAGCAATTACCTTGCAATAAAGTCAGCGTCGGGATCCTGCATCCCGACGCTGTGTTTTTGACGCCTGACAACTTGTATTTACCGTAACAACACCATTCTCATATTCTGAACATTGCTTCCTGCCTGAAGTCGGCACACATACACGCCGCTCGGCAAATTATCAGCATTGAATGTTACATGGTGCCTGCCCGGTTCCCCTGCCTGGTTCATGAGCGTTCGAATCTCCTGACCGAGCAGATTGAATACACGCAGCGTAACAAATGACCGTACGGGAAGGTCAAAAGAAATAGTTGTCGCGGGATTGAACGGGTTCGGGTAGTTTTGAAATAATGTGAATGTGCCAGGAGCATGACTGTTTTGCTCCGTCACGCTTGTGGCATTCGGCTTGAACTTCAGAATCGTCCCGGAATCGCCAACCGCATACCCCGTCAGCGAGTCAGTAAAGACCAGGTCGTAGATCGCCCGCCTGCCGGGCGTGTCCATTTCGATCCATGTATGCAGAGTGTCGGGAGTGTACATCATGCGTGCGGCGAAACCGAGCGGAACCCATGCTTCCGTTTCCGTCCGGAACGAGAGCGCAAGCGGCTCTCCGAAGATATTCAGGAAGGTGTAATCCCAGTCCTCACCGGTATTGCGCGACCGTAACATGCTCGCCCCGTAGTCCTGGTCACCGGTAATTCCCACAAGGTGTAGTGAATCAACCATGTGGACATCATGGATCGGTTCCGGGCTCGGCGGGTCCGGAAGCCCTTGCGTTCTCCAATTCAACCCGCCATCAGTTGTTTTCCAAATTGTCCCCGTGATATCAATGCGCCCTCCCATTGCAAACCCGAGGTCCGGCGTCAAGAACTTGATATTGATAAGGGACCAGGGAGAGGGGGGGTCAACGCCAACGGGAATCCAATTCTTGCCGCCATCGGTTGTTCGTGCCATCCTCCCGAACTCGCCCCCCATCCACCCGTTGAGCGAATCCTTGAAAACAATCGAGTTGAAAAACTCCCCCCAATCCGGAAATTCTTCATTCGTCCACGTCGTTCCGCCGTTTGTTGTTCTCAAAATCTTTGTTCCGAACCACGTTGACGTATCGACCCAATGGACGAAACTCAGCGCCCACACGTGACGGTCATTCAGGGCAAAGACCCGGCGAATGTCCGTGCTAATTCCTGTCTCCTGTGCCTCCCACGTGAGCCCGCCGTTGGTCGTCTTCAGCATTGTTCCATTGAATCCGCAGACCCATCCGCGCAAGCTATCGAGAAACGAGAGTTTGTAGAGAATTTCCGTTGTGGGACGAGGCAGCACCCTCCATTGGTCTTGACCATAAGAACTCTGATGTGCAGAGATGCATGACAGAACAAGCAAAAGTGCTGCAAAGATTCGTGACATTAACTACCTTAAACCATTACAATGACATCAGTAATCTACAAAGCGTTCGTCGGAGAGTCAAGAAACACCGGTGAAAACAAAAGGCCTGAGCGGAGTCCACTCAAGCCTCTCGAGAATGTAGAACCTGCCACGTTACTTGAGCAGTACCAACTTCCCGCTTTGGACGTACGACTCTGCGGCCATACGGAAATAGTACACACCGCTTGCTAATCCGACGGCATTCCATGTTTCGCGATGCTCTCCCGCTTCGCGCACGCCGTTCACAACTGTCGCCACTTCCTGGCCCATAACATTGAACACGTTCAGAATTACGTGCGACGTTTTTGGTATGTCGAACCTGAATGTCGTCGTCGGGTTGAACGGATTGGGATAGTTTTGATGCAATGCAAATTCTTTTGGGATATTTGCTTCCGGAACACTCGTTATCAAATACGCGCCATAGTCGAACATCCAGCATCCCCTGCCGTGTGTGGCCGCAAGAAGCAATTGGTTACCCTCCTTGTATTTCAAGTCGTAGATAGTTGCTGTCGGGAGGCCGTTGCTGAAAACGACCCACGAGATGCCATCATCGGTTGACTTGTACACACCGAGATCGGTACCGACGAAAAGCGTACGCGGAGGATTCGCCCGCAGAACAATCGTACTTGTTGGAATATTCGGCAAATTGCCTGTCACGCTGAACCAGGAGGTGCCGCCGTTCGTCGTCTTGTACACATGCATAGTCGAAGTAAAGCCCGTGAACGTTGCGTAACAAATGTTGTCGTTTACCGGATCAACGGCAAAGTCGCTCACTTTGGCGAAGCCCGTCGTCGTCGTCCAATTTGCGCCGTTGTTCGTTGTAACGTGAATCCGTCCGTTACTTGTGCCGATGAAGATTTTGTCAGGATTTGTGTGACTGATTCCGATTGCGGAGACCGAACCACCGACAATTGCATTTGTGGCAAGCTGTGTCCATCCGCTGCTTGTTGTCGCCGTCTTCACTGACGTCGTTTTCCAGACATCTCCCTCGCAATACACAATCGTGTTGTTGTCACTTGGGGCCATCTCATACG
Protein-coding regions in this window:
- a CDS encoding TonB-dependent receptor; amino-acid sequence: MEYFRLIMHGMLFFLMLLTLSPGITFAQMEMAADEDTLRTYQIDEIISSGTRTRTKVIDIPYSVQRVSNYEYKYDKKVSISDVLGGTPGLFMQSRYGNHDVRISIRGFGSRSNTGIRGVRILQDGIPESEPDGQTRIESIDFQNVGAIEIVKGNASSLYTNAPGGVINFISDLNFTRSHVTQFNEFGSFGLSSNGFKAAVKTDQYRFLATYNYHSARGFREHSQDYWHIFNSAVETQPSELSRLTLIGYYVSGLIRLPGSLTRARYDEDPFQPNTRDVGRDAKRITQKGRLGIRFETALDEDRKNEVEVTGYGTMKYFHRTAATYRVFNRNGIGGSARFTNRTELAGHKNEFSLGGDLFYQSGPIEEYNNLSGKKGDLLVELTDETISNAGFYVQNSFGIINDRMNLLLTGRYDNVVFISNNQLLEVRNARRVFGKFTPKAALNYKLTPRIALYTSYGLGFDTPAGNELGNFPLSAKPEVMLNPDLEPQRSKNFELGIKGSHSVDDLDFFRRMFFEVTFFNTKIDDEVIPFELEGDVYFRNAARTNRTGLEVGADAELLYGLRLKAAYTYSNFTYSEYIARNIVLNQQGDFVIQDSRFSGNVVPSVPKHNISLALSYTRVLHDNITGFLKTHLMSISGMYVDDLNSDKTTGYQLLNVSGGVDFVFDRFNLLISGGINNVSDKRYVAFININSTRKEFYEAGEPRTYFGGITLGFTM
- a CDS encoding T9SS type A sorting domain-containing protein, with protein sequence MSRIFAALLLVLSCISAHQSSYGQDQWRVLPRPTTEILYKLSFLDSLRGWVCGFNGTMLKTTNGGLTWEAQETGISTDIRRVFALNDRHVWALSFVHWVDTSTWFGTKILRTTNGGTTWTNEEFPDWGEFFNSIVFKDSLNGWMGGEFGRMARTTDGGKNWIPVGVDPPSPWSLINIKFLTPDLGFAMGGRIDITGTIWKTTDGGLNWRTQGLPDPPSPEPIHDVHMVDSLHLVGITGDQDYGASMLRSRNTGEDWDYTFLNIFGEPLALSFRTETEAWVPLGFAARMMYTPDTLHTWIEMDTPGRRAIYDLVFTDSLTGYAVGDSGTILKFKPNATSVTEQNSHAPGTFTLFQNYPNPFNPATTISFDLPVRSFVTLRVFNLLGQEIRTLMNQAGEPGRHHVTFNADNLPSGVYVCRLQAGSNVQNMRMVLLR